Proteins from a single region of Lates calcarifer isolate ASB-BC8 linkage group LG19, TLL_Latcal_v3, whole genome shotgun sequence:
- the cldn11a gene encoding claudin-11a, with product MANSCLQLSGFLISCLGWLGIVIATATNDWVTMCKYGLNTCKKMDELGAKGPWAECVISTGLYHCVSLTQILDLPAYIQTTRALMITGSILGLPAVGMLLMSMPCINLGNESQTSKNKRAILGGVLILIVALCGMVSTVWFPIGAHHEQGLMSFGFSLYTGWVGTIFSMLGGSILTCCSSESSSSSRSYQDNNRFYYSKQGGGNQPTASATNHAKSAHV from the exons ATGGCGAACTCGTGTCTCCAACTGAGCGGCTTCCTCATCAGCTGCCTCGGCTGGTTGGGAATAGTGATCGCGACAGCTACCAACGACTGGGTGACTATGTGTAAATACGGTTTGAACACCTGCAAGAAGATGGATGAGCTAGGGGCTAAGGGACCTTGGGCGGAGTGTGTCATCTCCACAGGACTATACCACTGCGTCTCCCTCACGCAGATCCTGGACCTGCCAG CCTACATCCAGACGACTCGTGCCCTGATGATCACAGGTTCAATCCTAGGTCTCCCAGCAGTGGGAATGCTCCTCATGTCCATGCCCTGCATCAACCTTGGGAACGAATCCCAGACCTCTAAAAACAAACGTGCCATCCTGGGAGGAGTGCTTATTCTCATAGTCG CATTGTGTGGAATGGTATCTACAGTCTGGTTTCCCATTGGGGCCCACCATGAGCAGGGCCTCATGTCATTTGGCTTCTCCCTCTACACTGGCTGGGTGGGCACTATTTTCTCCATGCTGGGTGGGTCCATCCTCACCTGCTGTTCATcagagtcctcctcctcctctcgctcctACCAGGACAACAATCGCTTCTACTACTCCAAACAGGGAGGAGGAAACCAGCCAACCGCCTCTGCCACCAATCACGCCAAGAGCGCCCACGTCTGA